The Argentina anserina chromosome 5, drPotAnse1.1, whole genome shotgun sequence genome includes the window CAAGTACTAATCCTAGCCCCCACAGATGGTCGAAAGCAGGTTTCAACATCCCTGCTGACATGTCATTATGATGTTATCTATTTAATTACCAGCCACATCTACAATTCAAAACGTTGATATGACTAATTCCAGAAAATTAACTCTGCTGTTCACAAGCTGTATAGCTGAGGCATACCTTCTTTGCTTCTGTATCCTTCCAGACATTACCGGCAACACCTAGAACCATAACCACCACTACTTGGAAAACAAAGATAGCTCCTGTCAACTTGTCAATCATAGCATCAACAGCTGTAAGCTTTGGCTCAGGAATTCCCCTAGTCATACCAAGCTTGGTTTCATTGcctaaagaaaacaaaaatacaaGATATGAACATTGATTATATAAAGAAATACAAGAAAAGCATCACAGCTAGATTCACCTACTTTAAGTATATAAATTACGAAAGACAAGCAGAAACAATATAGGAAAAGAAACCATCGGCAGAATAATGTGTATTCTAAGGTTAATATCACTTTCGGTTCTGTTTCATTTACCTGTAACAagttgaaaaatatatatttagcacGGGGACTGAATGACAAGAAAGACACATgttaaacaattttttttattgcatTTGGTTGAGATATAAAATTATGATAGGTCAGTCATCAAATTTTTTGTCTATATATTGTTCTATTTCGTCAAAAGAATATcgtatattatttttttatcatatGATTGGTCGTGTAGGGACATCACTCCATTGAATGCCCAAAAATTCCAGAAAAACAAACTCTTCAAGTCAAATTTCCACAGGAAggaaagaatatatatatatatatatatatatatatatatcacactAGCACCATGTACCAAGTTTTGGACGGCTTAACAAAATTTAGAGTCTGGAAATTTTATATTCAAAAGGAGCAACATACTTCTCAACCCTTTCATTATTTCAGAGaatcaattatattttattcAAGAACTAACAGGactaagtttttgtttttaccacAAGAAGGTCAAGAAATTTTTTGGCAATATATCAAACTATCAGCATCAAAAGTATACATGCTACCAGATATTTAGAAATCAatccaaataaataaaaaacatttGTTCATACTCGATATTTCAACAACTTCATGACTATAtatcagattgaaaaaaaaggtctatataaaataatatattataagCAAACTAGAACAGAATTTGTTTTGAAAAGAACAATTACTTACCAGTGTAGACTGCTACTCCACAGGCCCACTCTGTATTTCGCAAGTAACATGACTGAAGAATGGTATTCTTTATGGTTAATGGGCAGAGGTCATTATCAATAAATGGGGGAAACAACCGCATATTCGCATCAAATCTTCGGATATCCTTATCAGGATTAGGGCACTCAATTACACCCTGTTGGGcagaaaatatttataaaaaaaatcaaatgagCACCAATTTCACAACATAGAGATGAATAGTTGAATACAAACAGAACTTCCCACTATGTTTTCTGTCTTGCCATCTTGGCAATAAATCTAATAATTCATTAGAATTAGCTATGAAAATCTTGCCTTAATTTTGTGCAATAATTCAAGATCTATCCCCATACAAGCTGGTGGTATGACCCTGGTCTTCAGATCAGTTTCTCCATCTAGGGCTGCAGTCTGGAAAACATGTAATCTCATTAGGCCTTTCAATGCTGAATGGTCACATTAATGAGGAACAAAGAAGacgcagaaaaaaaaaatgacaaaGACAGCAGAGTCATAATGATACTGGGACCAGCTTAAATCATAATTGACCAAAAATCTAACAGAATCCCAACATCAGCTCTTTTAGAACTTTAGAACTTCTTCCGATTATGTTGCTCAAGCATGATTGAATATTTGGTACGGGTCTGAAGACTCTCGTCCACTTAACTTCTTCTGATAATATTTTTAATTCACATTTAGGAAGACAGATACACTCAAAGCGAGATATATTGTACTCCAGCTTGGTAGTAAATCCACTGCTTTAATGGTGGACTTAAACAGCCTAGTACATACTTGAGAAAATTCATATATAGATGAGACAAAAGGCTGGTTCATTACCTCTATATAGCATAGGCCTTGGGCTTCAGATGTACCAATCAAAACTAGGTCACATGGCACTTCATCATTCTCCCGCAGCCAAACTATGTTACCAAGACGAATATCTTGCGCTTTTATCTAAAACAGATATCATCAATGCCAAGATAAGATATAAGAGTCTAATAAAAGTTACAATAAGCAGTTATTTCAGCAAAGTTAAAACAGAAAATAGACAACATGTATCCCATCCACTATATCAATCAACCAGATTCGAATCATTGTTTTTGTAGGAAGATGCAGAGTAGTGCATAAAATTCACTGAACTTAGAGACCTACAACTAAACCAGCTGGGCAAAAGTAAGATAACACAAGTAGCTTGATTGACCCAATTCAAATAACATTGCAACATAATCCGGAGGGTATCAGCAATTGGAAACTGGAACAAGTAAGAGATTTTTTCTTTATACACATATAACCCTAGTTTATTTCTCTAGATTTTAGAAGAACCCGAAAATGTACAAGATAACTGGAGTACAAAAGAGGACAGGAAGTCATGAGAAcctaaattttttaaatacgAGAATGCTATTCATGTCACTGCAGATTTCCAATCTAGCAGTGAGCctataattttataatgagTATACTAGTCATGTCACTAATTAACATTCTTTTTTCGCATTTATCAGAGTTTTCAACTGTACGAAGCTGAAAGTAAGGCCACTATTCTGTGTAGACCACTCCAACTTGAGATTACTATGGATTACAATCTAAAAACGTACCAATCCCTCCTACTTCTATAAGTCACAGTTATGGGCTTACTGCCCTCGTCCAAGCTCATTTCAAGATTTGCTGACTACCATCATAACTAAGTTCAGACATTAATTGTGTAAATGAATGTTTACACACTAATGTTTATGGCTTCAATTAAGTTAAGAAAACCATCAAAAGGGCATACTCTTCGCTCACAACCCTAAAGGTTATGCTTGTGTTATCATCCTTGAATCATGGTACTATAGCCTCATTATTTTTAGTTACTTTTATTATACAAACTAAGGAACTATTTAATTGTAATTTTATGGGGTAACAAAAGTAACTTAAGCCAGTTTGCTACTAAATTGCTAATGCATGAAGTTAATTAACAAAACAGAATATCAGTGATAAGCAAGTTACTTCACCTAGTCAGTTGATTAGTTGACactaaatataaaataattgtTATACTGTACTTAAATTGCCAGCCAATATGAACTAAGGAAATGGAAAAGAGAATTTACGAGAAGTCGtacatacatgtttcttgatgCCATGCCTAACAACCCAAACTTCTTTCTCGTTGGCCTTCTTGTCAGAGAGATATCTGTTGTAATCATCCCACGCCTCTTTTGTTGCAGAGACAGCAAAAATGAAGATAAGCGGACCCCACGTGCTGGCAGGATTTACCGGAGTAATAAGTGACCACAGCTGAAGGCAAGCAATCAGCAAAAAGTACTGATTCATGAAGCGGCTGAAATCAGAGAATGAAATCTGTCAAACAAGACTACCAATAGTTCTTGTACTTTCACGTTCAGCCTACATACCAGGCTCGACACATAAACTAAAGAAGAACAAACTACTCGTTTTAATAAACAGTCCAATTACAAAGGCTATATGCAGGCTCTATTATATTATATCGATTCATATTGTGTTAAATTATTGCTCTAGAGTATATATTGTGTTAAATTTTACTACGAAACGCCGTAATCCAAAACAGAGCTTTTAGTTTGTTAATAGTGCACATTACATCTATTCTATTCACAAGAAATCGAAACGAACTGAAATaacctcaaaaaaaaattacagatatatataaaaaaaaaaaggatgacCTGAATTGCTCCCATAGATTCTTGGGGAGAAAATTCAAGACGGTGTACTTGCGATTCGAGATTCGGTTGTCACAGTAAGGATATTGCGATGAATCGTCATCGTTTATGTAGATGAATCGCTTCATTTGCTTTTTCAAATTTCCGATGCTCAATTGTCACTACTTACAATCCCACGCACTAGAACAACGAAGCTCCTCCATACAAAACCAAATCACTGTAAACAAAAAACCGAACAAGAATCACCGAAACGAGAAGATCCGATAGTGTGTAATAAAACCCTTAGAATTCGAGTACGATCGAGAGCGCGAGGAGGTTTCTCTCACCTGGATTCGATGATTTGAGTGACGGCGGAGCTCCCCGGCGGTGGTCAAGTCAACTGCAGCGGCGTTTCAGATCATTACTGGGAACCGAACAACGCAATGAGATCAATCTCTGCTTATACCCACTAGTGTGTTTAAATTCTTAAGACCCTTTCTAATTGAACAATCTTCCAGGGTAAAATCGTAATACTCAACCCCTTGCAATAAAAAATGTAATACTGAAAGTTAACAGGGATAAAATGGTCATTTGACAGTAGCGAAAAGCTTCACTCCACCATTCCTTATTTATTAAGCCTcgattgtgtttttttttttcgatggcTTCACTCTACCTCAGCCataaccctaaccctaatctTCTTTGTTTTACCTCCAAAGCTTCGCCTTGGTTGAGGTTTCATCAGAATGTTCTCATCCGCCCAAAGACCAACCAGTTCCGGGTTCCGGTATGCCGAGTTTCTCCCAAGTTGGTCTTCCCCAATCTACAAGCGGACGACTTTCGTCATCCTCTAGATAGAGAGATCTCTCGGCGGTTTCGAGCACTGTCAGATCCAACTGAGTCTGAAGAGGCTTTAAAAGCTCATTTCCTTGAAGAAGAAAGGCTCGTCGAGAATGACGATACTTTTATTCTGGTCGGCCCAAGTCAGCATTCTAATCTATACGAGTTGTTGGCTGAGACCTCGGAGATTCTTAACGTCGGGATTCCTTTACTATATGTTCGGACTAATCCTATACCATGTGCTCGTACCGTACCCCTAAACGATAAACCATTTGTTGTTGTCCATACCGGTCTTCTGGACCTTCTCACGGTACAAGAGTTGCAAGTTGTTTTCGCTCATGAGTTGGCTCATCTGAAATGTGATCATTATCTTGTGCTTAAAGTTATGGATCTGCTCGTCCAAATCGTTAAGTTCGTACCTACTTGGTTGATTTTTCTAAGTCCATTGGTACACTTTTTTCGTTGGGGTCAAGCTGCAGAGCTATCTTGTGATCGTGCATCGCTTCTTGTTGCACAAGACCCTAAGGTGGTCATCTCTGCCATAATGAAGTTAACCGGGGGCTGCTCATTGATAGATGAACCAGATGTTGATGCATATTTGGCACAAGCTCATGCGTACGTCGGAGCTTCCCCCTCAAGCCCCACAGGGAAGCATAGGGATTCTCAAGCGACGCGACTTGCTCATCCTGTGCCGAAAGTACGTGCTTATGAGATTGATCTATGGTCAAGAAGCAAAGAGTACGCAATGCTTCTAAGCTCTGCAACAGATTAATCAAGGAGTGcagatgaaaaacaaaaaagaaaacaggCCAGGCAGAGGGTCAAGCTCTTACTTGAAGTAGATCTTAAGAAAGCCTGTGGAGCATGGAAATCAAAAGCACAGTTGCAGGAGTAATTTGTTTTTGCTAGTTTGAGTGGGTTTATAGATTTTAGTTTGTTATCATTGTTGTTAGGACTTCGGTGTCCGTACCCAGGCCATGGCACATGAGAGTGATGAGACTAGGTGCTTTTGGTTTTGCCAAAGGTGGCTAGCAACTATAAAAAACTGGATTTTATGAAGTAAATTTCTATCAGAGGTGTGCCGATTTACACGAAaacttttaagttttaattaACATCGCCATTCGGGGTCCTCTAACTCCTCCAGTTTTGATTGCTTTGGTTCATGGTATTAGATGAGTTATTCGTGCTTCCATTTTTCTGGTAAGGATCGATAGGTTGTGAAGAAATATGGAATAAAAAAGAACTGAAATGAATAAGAACTTGAGAGCTACAAATTTTCAATGACTAAAAACTTATAAACATTTATCTACACTTATATGTTTATAACTGATTTCACTTGTATGTAAGGCTTGCAGGGAATTGTCATATATCGCAGATGATCTctgtaatgattaacaggtaTGTTGTTGCATGTTCTCCTCCAAGCTGGCTGCATGTTCTCCTCCAAGTTGTTGCTGAATGTTCTCTTCCAAGTTGTTGTTGCATGTTCTCCTCCAAACTGGCTGCATGTTACTGCATGTTCTCCCTACACGTTCTCCTCcaatactccccctcaagctgGATCAATGGAGTCTTTTGATCCAAGCTTGGTAAGCAGACGATTAAATTGGGCTGTAGACAGAATTTTTGTGAAAATATCTGTCAATTGATCACAAGATCGAATGTACGCAATTTGAAGCACCTTGGACTACACTTGATGTCGAATAAAATGACAAGTCACCTCTATGTGCTTGGTACGTTCATGGAACACTGGATTTGCAGCAATGTGCATAGCTGCTTGGTTATCACAATGTAATGTAATAGCAGAAAAGCAAACAATCCTCAAATCTTGAAGTAAGATTTTCAACCAAATCAGCTCACATGCTGCAGATGCCATGACCCTACATTCAACTTCAGCACTTGATCTTGCAACCACAAACTGATTTTCACTCTTCCAAGTCACTAAGTTCCACCAACAAAAGTGCAATAACCAGTTGTAGACTTGCGATCCAATGTATTTTCAGCCCAATCAGAATATGAATAACCCTCAAGAGTGAAATGACCATTCTTTTACATATAAATGCCTTTAGTGACAGTTCCTTTCAAATATCTCAAAATTCGTTTAACAAGCTGCAAGTGAGTGGATGTGGGAGCATGCATGAACTGGCTGACCAAACTAACAGCATAAGAAATGTCAGGACCAGTAATGGTAAGATAAATAAGTTTCCCAACAAGTCTTTGATACACAGAAATGTCAATTAAAGCTTCTCCTGGATCATCAAGTTTCAAGTTGCTAGGAAGTGGAGACTGAGCAATGCTATTGTCCTGTATATTAGCTTCTtccaaaagatacacaacatACTTTCTTTGGTTTAGAAACAGTCCAGAAGATGAATGATCCATCTCTATTCCAAGAAAGTATCTTAGAGAACCAAGATCTTTAATGGAAAATGTGGAATGCAAAGTTGATTTAAGAGACACAATCTCATCCTGACTGTCTCCAGTAATgatcaaatcatcaacatacatTAAAACAATCAACCTACCAGCACTTCCATTTTTTATGAACATAGATGAGTCAGCATGGCTTCTCTTAAAACCAAACTTGAGAATAACAAAACTAAGCTTGGAATACCAAGCTCTTGGGGATTGTTTCAAGCCATAAATAGCTTTATGCAAATTGTAGACAATACGAGGTTCATTCTCTTTATCATGTTCTGGAGGTAATCTCATGTAAACATCCTCCTCCAAATCTTCATGTAAGAAAGCATTTTTGACATCCATTTAATAAAGAGACCAACCACTATTGATAGCTACAAAAAGTAAGACTCTTACAGTATTCATCTTTGCCACAGGTGCAAAAGTCTCCTTGTAATCCACTCCAAATATTTGAGTGAATCCACGTGCCATAAATCTGGCCTTGTAGCGTTCAATAGTGCCATCTGAGTGAAACTTGATCTTGTATATCCATCGAGCTTCAACAACTTTGTGACCCTTTGGAAGTTGAACAAGACTCCAAGTTTGATTATCATTTAAAGTTTTCAACTCTTCTTGCATAGCATCTCTCTATACTTGTGACTGATTTGGTTCTTCAAAGGATTTAGGTTCTCtaaaaatacaaaattgaTTTAAAAACACAGAGTGAGAGTGAGTTACCTTGTTAAGAGTTGCAATATTCCCAAATGGATGCTTTGGAGTATACGTTTCAAAACCCTCAAGTCTAACATTAGATTTCCTAGTCTGACTATGATACCTTCTTTGAGATTGCTCTTGATCTCTTACATCATTACAATATCTTCGTATGCATTATGATCAGTATTGTCAACAGCATGCTGGCTAAGAGAGGGATTAGATGGAGTCCTGTGATCAGAAGAAGAACTTGATGAGGCCTTGCCACTTTGTTCATCATAAACCTCTCCATTTTGCTCATCTGCAATATGATTAGCATTGTGCTGCTCTTCACTGATAATAGAACTTTGTGTAGCAATATCAAACAGAAGTTCCCCCGTAAAATCATTTTCCTTggactgaaaaaaaaagtgagacTTATCAAACCTTACATCTCGAGAAACAATCAACTTTTTGGATGAATGATCATAACACTTATACCCCTTTTGGGATGATGAGTAACCAAGAAAAACACATTTAGATGCTCTCGGGTCTAGTTTGTCACGATTGTGTGCTAGTATATGAACATAACAAACACAACTAAAAATTCTCAAATGATCGATGTTgagttttcttcctttaagAACCTCAAATGGTGACTTGAATTCCAAGACCCTACTAGGTAAATTGTTGATGATATAAGCAGCAGTTTAGATTGCTTGAGACAAAAAAGATTTTGGAACATTTGCCTGCAACATGAGAGCTCTTGTCTTCTCCAACAAATCTCTGTTTTCCCTTTCGGAAACACcattttgttgtggtgttcTCACACAACTTGTTTAATGTAAAATTTCTTGAtcacttaagtaattttacaTAACTTTGGATGTATATTTAGTACCATTATCTGATCTTAAAATGCAAATGGAAGAAGCAAAGTGATTTTTAACAAGGTTGTGAAAATCTTGGAAACATTTTTGTACGTCATTCTTATgcttcatttgataaacaaaaGTTGTTCTTGtgaaatcatcaatgaaagtTACATAGAATCTATAACCATCAAAGGAATCAACTCTTGCAAGACCCCAAACATCCGAGTGTATTAATTCAAAAAGCTTAGATGCCTTGGACATAGAATTGGAAAATGGCAATCTTGTAGACTTAGACTCGTGACATGTTTCACATTCATAAGATTTCTTACTAAAACtcggaaaaagaaaagacataACATGACTTGAAGGATGCGCTAGATGTAAATGACATAGATGTTGAGAGGATAATTCTATAACAAGACCTTGAGAAAGACTCAAAGAAGACGAAATGTAGTAAATGTCATTAAGATAGAATCATTCACCAATCTTCTTCCCTGATACTCGATCTTGAAAGACAATATTAATTGTTGAGAAGATTGCAAGACAATCTAATGAGTGAGTAATTCTTCCAACAGTGAGTTTAAATGGAAAAGATGGAACAAACATaatattagaatgaatgtgactCGAGAATAACTTAAGCTTCCCTTTTCCCAAAATTGGAACATTTTTACCATTTGCAACAGAGACATGAGAAGGTGTTTCAAAAACATGAAAGTCACTCAAGTTGG containing:
- the LOC126795711 gene encoding plastoglobule-localized metallopeptidase 48, chloroplastic-like, with the protein product MASLYLSHNPNPNLLCFTSKASPWLRFHQNVLIRPKTNQFRVPVCRVSPKLVFPNLQADDFRHPLDREISRRFRALSDPTESEEALKAHFLEEERLVENDDTFILVGPSQHSNLYELLAETSEILNVGIPLLYVRTNPIPCARTVPLNDKPFVVVHTGLLDLLTVQELQVVFAHELAHLKCDHYLVLKVMDLLVQIVKFVPTWLIFLSPLVHFFRWGQAAELSCDRASLLVAQDPKVVISAIMKLTGGCSLIDEPDVDAYLAQAHAYVGASPSSPTGKHRDSQATRLAHPVPKVRAYEIDLWSRSKEYAMLLSSATD